CTGCCGCGGGGCGAAAATCAGCCACCGCCGCGGCCATGATGACCACATCAGCCCCGACAGCTCGCGTAAGCATCTCCGCTTCGAGTTCGCGTGTCGAGCGCACACGCACCACCTCCACCCCGGCCGGGGTGTCCAACGACTCAGTATTCGCTGCCACCACAGTAACCGTCGCCCCTTTGTGTGCAGCGATATCCGCCAAGGCAAATCCCTGCCGGCCGGAGGAGCGGTTGCCAATGTAGCGCACTGGGTCGATGTTTTCTTGGGTTCCTCCCGCACTGATGAGAACCCGCTTGCCCTCAAGCGTGCGCTCGATAGGCCCGGTCTGCGCCACCGTGCGCGCCAGCTCCGCGATCGCACCCGGTTCAAGCAACCGGCCGGGACCAGTATCAACACCCGTTAAACGACCGTGCGCCGGTTCGAGCACCGTCATGCCACGCTTGCGCAAAGTAGCCACGTTGGCGCGAGTGGCGGAATTGAGCCACATCTCGGTGTGCATCGCCGGTGCTATCACGATCGGACACGTCGCCACGAGAATGGATGAGGTCAGCAAATCATCTGCACGCCCGGCAGCAATACGGGCAATCAGGTCGGCGGTGGCCGGGGCGATGACTATTAACTCAGCCTCCTGCCCCACCCGCACATGCTGCACTTCGTCGA
The Corynebacterium sp. BD556 genome window above contains:
- the coaBC gene encoding bifunctional phosphopantothenoylcysteine decarboxylase/phosphopantothenate--cysteine ligase CoaBC, which gives rise to MNEARKVVVGVAGGIAAYKACHLVRDFKERGDDVRVVPTENALNFVGAATFEALSGHPVDTGVFTRVDEVQHVRVGQEAELIVIAPATADLIARIAAGRADDLLTSSILVATCPIVIAPAMHTEMWLNSATRANVATLRKRGMTVLEPAHGRLTGVDTGPGRLLEPGAIAELARTVAQTGPIERTLEGKRVLISAGGTQENIDPVRYIGNRSSGRQGFALADIAAHKGATVTVVAANTESLDTPAGVEVVRVRSTRELEAEMLTRAVGADVVIMAAAVADFRPAAEASSKLKKGEADGALSTIHLTENPDVLRLLVDRREAGEIDALIVGFAAETDNALEYGKAKLARKGADMLMVNDVAGGKVFGEERNRGWLVASDGSVNEIADGTKHVIAVQMWEAMEKWTERFAN